In Phocoena phocoena chromosome 19, mPhoPho1.1, whole genome shotgun sequence, a genomic segment contains:
- the TNFSF13 gene encoding tumor necrosis factor ligand superfamily member 13 isoform X1 yields MPTSSPSLLAPKGPPGDMGGPVREPALSVALWLSWGAALGAVACAMVLLTQQTELQTLRREVSRLQRTGGPSEKGEGYLWLSPREQQSSDGVEARENGERSRRRRAVKQKKKRSVLHLVPVNITSKEDSDVTEVMWQPALWRGRGLEAQGYVIRVWDAGIYLLYSQVLFHDVTFTMGQVVSREGQGRQETLFRCIRSMPSNPDWAYNSCYSAGVFHLHQGDTLSVIIPRARAKLSLSPHGTFLGLVKL; encoded by the exons ATGCCGACCTCATCTCCTTCTTTACTAGCCCCCAAAGGGCCCCCGGGAGACATGGGGGGCCCAGTCCGAGAGCCGGCACTCTCAGTTGCCCTCTGGTTGAGTTGGGGGGCGGCTCTGGGGGCTGTGGCTTGTGCCATGGTTCTGCTGACCCAACAAACAGAGCTGCAGACCTTAAGGAGAGAGGTGAGCCGGCTGCAGAGGACCGGAGGGCCCTCCGAGAAGGGGGAAGGGTATCTGTGGCTGAGCCCCCGGGAGCAG CAGAGCTCTGATGGCGTGGAAGCCCGGGAGAATGGGGAGAGATCCCGGAGAAGGAGAGCAGTAAAACAGAAGA agAAGCGCTCAGTCCTTCATCTTGTTCCCGTTAACATCACCTCCAAGG AGGACTCTGATGTGACAGAGGTGATGTGGCAACCAGCTCTCTGGCGTGGGAGAGGCCTGGAGGCCCAAGGATATGTCATTCGAGTCTGGGATGCTGGAATTTATCTGCTGTACAGCCAG gTCTTGTTTCATGATGTGACTTTCACCATGGGTCAGGTGGTATCCCGGGAGGGCCAGGGAAGGCAGGAGACTCTATTCCGATGTATACGAAGCATGCCCTCCAACCCTGACTGGGCCTACAATAGCTGTTACAGCGCAG gTGTCTTCCATTTACACCAGGGGGATACCCTGAGTGTCATAATCCCCCGGGCAAGGGCGAAACTTAGCCTCTCTCCACATGGAACCTTCCTGGGGCTTGTGAAACTGTGA
- the TNFSF13 gene encoding tumor necrosis factor ligand superfamily member 13 isoform X3, which produces MPTSSPSLLAPKGPPGDMGGPVREPALSVALWLSWGAALGAVACAMVLLTQQTELQTLRREVSRLQRTGGPSEKGEGYLWLSPREQSSDGVEARENGERSRRRRAVKQKKDSDVTEVMWQPALWRGRGLEAQGYVIRVWDAGIYLLYSQVLFHDVTFTMGQVVSREGQGRQETLFRCIRSMPSNPDWAYNSCYSAGVFHLHQGDTLSVIIPRARAKLSLSPHGTFLGLVKL; this is translated from the exons ATGCCGACCTCATCTCCTTCTTTACTAGCCCCCAAAGGGCCCCCGGGAGACATGGGGGGCCCAGTCCGAGAGCCGGCACTCTCAGTTGCCCTCTGGTTGAGTTGGGGGGCGGCTCTGGGGGCTGTGGCTTGTGCCATGGTTCTGCTGACCCAACAAACAGAGCTGCAGACCTTAAGGAGAGAGGTGAGCCGGCTGCAGAGGACCGGAGGGCCCTCCGAGAAGGGGGAAGGGTATCTGTGGCTGAGCCCCCGGGAGCAG AGCTCTGATGGCGTGGAAGCCCGGGAGAATGGGGAGAGATCCCGGAGAAGGAGAGCAGTAAAACAGAAGA AGGACTCTGATGTGACAGAGGTGATGTGGCAACCAGCTCTCTGGCGTGGGAGAGGCCTGGAGGCCCAAGGATATGTCATTCGAGTCTGGGATGCTGGAATTTATCTGCTGTACAGCCAG gTCTTGTTTCATGATGTGACTTTCACCATGGGTCAGGTGGTATCCCGGGAGGGCCAGGGAAGGCAGGAGACTCTATTCCGATGTATACGAAGCATGCCCTCCAACCCTGACTGGGCCTACAATAGCTGTTACAGCGCAG gTGTCTTCCATTTACACCAGGGGGATACCCTGAGTGTCATAATCCCCCGGGCAAGGGCGAAACTTAGCCTCTCTCCACATGGAACCTTCCTGGGGCTTGTGAAACTGTGA
- the TNFSF13 gene encoding tumor necrosis factor ligand superfamily member 13 isoform X5 yields MPTSSPSLLAPKGPPGDMGGPVREPALSVALWLSWGAALGAVACAMVLLTQQTELQTLRREVSRLQRTGGPSEKGEGYLWLSPREQRSVLHLVPVNITSKEDSDVTEVMWQPALWRGRGLEAQGYVIRVWDAGIYLLYSQVLFHDVTFTMGQVVSREGQGRQETLFRCIRSMPSNPDWAYNSCYSAGVFHLHQGDTLSVIIPRARAKLSLSPHGTFLGLVKL; encoded by the exons ATGCCGACCTCATCTCCTTCTTTACTAGCCCCCAAAGGGCCCCCGGGAGACATGGGGGGCCCAGTCCGAGAGCCGGCACTCTCAGTTGCCCTCTGGTTGAGTTGGGGGGCGGCTCTGGGGGCTGTGGCTTGTGCCATGGTTCTGCTGACCCAACAAACAGAGCTGCAGACCTTAAGGAGAGAGGTGAGCCGGCTGCAGAGGACCGGAGGGCCCTCCGAGAAGGGGGAAGGGTATCTGTGGCTGAGCCCCCGGGAGCAG CGCTCAGTCCTTCATCTTGTTCCCGTTAACATCACCTCCAAGG AGGACTCTGATGTGACAGAGGTGATGTGGCAACCAGCTCTCTGGCGTGGGAGAGGCCTGGAGGCCCAAGGATATGTCATTCGAGTCTGGGATGCTGGAATTTATCTGCTGTACAGCCAG gTCTTGTTTCATGATGTGACTTTCACCATGGGTCAGGTGGTATCCCGGGAGGGCCAGGGAAGGCAGGAGACTCTATTCCGATGTATACGAAGCATGCCCTCCAACCCTGACTGGGCCTACAATAGCTGTTACAGCGCAG gTGTCTTCCATTTACACCAGGGGGATACCCTGAGTGTCATAATCCCCCGGGCAAGGGCGAAACTTAGCCTCTCTCCACATGGAACCTTCCTGGGGCTTGTGAAACTGTGA
- the TNFSF13 gene encoding tumor necrosis factor ligand superfamily member 13 isoform X4, producing MPTSSPSLLAPKGPPGDMGGPVREPALSVALWLSWGAALGAVACAMVLLTQQTELQTLRREVSRLQRTGGPSEKGEGYLWLSPREQKRSVLHLVPVNITSKEDSDVTEVMWQPALWRGRGLEAQGYVIRVWDAGIYLLYSQVLFHDVTFTMGQVVSREGQGRQETLFRCIRSMPSNPDWAYNSCYSAGVFHLHQGDTLSVIIPRARAKLSLSPHGTFLGLVKL from the exons ATGCCGACCTCATCTCCTTCTTTACTAGCCCCCAAAGGGCCCCCGGGAGACATGGGGGGCCCAGTCCGAGAGCCGGCACTCTCAGTTGCCCTCTGGTTGAGTTGGGGGGCGGCTCTGGGGGCTGTGGCTTGTGCCATGGTTCTGCTGACCCAACAAACAGAGCTGCAGACCTTAAGGAGAGAGGTGAGCCGGCTGCAGAGGACCGGAGGGCCCTCCGAGAAGGGGGAAGGGTATCTGTGGCTGAGCCCCCGGGAGCAG AAGCGCTCAGTCCTTCATCTTGTTCCCGTTAACATCACCTCCAAGG AGGACTCTGATGTGACAGAGGTGATGTGGCAACCAGCTCTCTGGCGTGGGAGAGGCCTGGAGGCCCAAGGATATGTCATTCGAGTCTGGGATGCTGGAATTTATCTGCTGTACAGCCAG gTCTTGTTTCATGATGTGACTTTCACCATGGGTCAGGTGGTATCCCGGGAGGGCCAGGGAAGGCAGGAGACTCTATTCCGATGTATACGAAGCATGCCCTCCAACCCTGACTGGGCCTACAATAGCTGTTACAGCGCAG gTGTCTTCCATTTACACCAGGGGGATACCCTGAGTGTCATAATCCCCCGGGCAAGGGCGAAACTTAGCCTCTCTCCACATGGAACCTTCCTGGGGCTTGTGAAACTGTGA
- the TNFSF13 gene encoding tumor necrosis factor ligand superfamily member 13 isoform X2, producing MPTSSPSLLAPKGPPGDMGGPVREPALSVALWLSWGAALGAVACAMVLLTQQTELQTLRREVSRLQRTGGPSEKGEGYLWLSPREQSSDGVEARENGERSRRRRAVKQKKKRSVLHLVPVNITSKEDSDVTEVMWQPALWRGRGLEAQGYVIRVWDAGIYLLYSQVLFHDVTFTMGQVVSREGQGRQETLFRCIRSMPSNPDWAYNSCYSAGVFHLHQGDTLSVIIPRARAKLSLSPHGTFLGLVKL from the exons ATGCCGACCTCATCTCCTTCTTTACTAGCCCCCAAAGGGCCCCCGGGAGACATGGGGGGCCCAGTCCGAGAGCCGGCACTCTCAGTTGCCCTCTGGTTGAGTTGGGGGGCGGCTCTGGGGGCTGTGGCTTGTGCCATGGTTCTGCTGACCCAACAAACAGAGCTGCAGACCTTAAGGAGAGAGGTGAGCCGGCTGCAGAGGACCGGAGGGCCCTCCGAGAAGGGGGAAGGGTATCTGTGGCTGAGCCCCCGGGAGCAG AGCTCTGATGGCGTGGAAGCCCGGGAGAATGGGGAGAGATCCCGGAGAAGGAGAGCAGTAAAACAGAAGA agAAGCGCTCAGTCCTTCATCTTGTTCCCGTTAACATCACCTCCAAGG AGGACTCTGATGTGACAGAGGTGATGTGGCAACCAGCTCTCTGGCGTGGGAGAGGCCTGGAGGCCCAAGGATATGTCATTCGAGTCTGGGATGCTGGAATTTATCTGCTGTACAGCCAG gTCTTGTTTCATGATGTGACTTTCACCATGGGTCAGGTGGTATCCCGGGAGGGCCAGGGAAGGCAGGAGACTCTATTCCGATGTATACGAAGCATGCCCTCCAACCCTGACTGGGCCTACAATAGCTGTTACAGCGCAG gTGTCTTCCATTTACACCAGGGGGATACCCTGAGTGTCATAATCCCCCGGGCAAGGGCGAAACTTAGCCTCTCTCCACATGGAACCTTCCTGGGGCTTGTGAAACTGTGA